A single region of the Hyphomicrobiales bacterium genome encodes:
- a CDS encoding helix-turn-helix domain-containing protein: protein MLKVTFNVLRPLGQLEAQRNHRYTFAEVAELSGLSRQTVRNIMRKPPQQIDVDTVAALLAFFAAEGMPIGVGQLFDVITPP, encoded by the coding sequence ATGCTCAAAGTGACATTCAACGTCTTGCGACCGCTAGGCCAGTTAGAGGCGCAACGTAACCATCGGTACACGTTCGCTGAGGTTGCGGAGCTGTCCGGCCTTAGCAGGCAGACGGTGCGCAACATCATGCGCAAGCCGCCGCAACAAATCGACGTTGACACCGTGGCGGCGCTGCTGGCGTTCTTTGCGGCTGAGGGTATGCCCATCGGCGTCGGACAGTTGTTTGATGTCATCACTCCGCCA